The nucleotide window GATAAAAATCCTTCTCTTCTCTACCCATACCTTGATAGCTGTTGGTTCTTCACTCAAGGTATGCATTGTATTTCTCCTTTATCAATTCAATATTTTCAAAAACAAGCCTTTCAATAGTGCGTAACATCGGAGCAGGAACTCCTTTATTACGAGCGAGTTTAATCGGATCCAGCCAAAATTTACATTCACCATCAGGCGTTTCTATATGTATATGCGGAGGCTCATTACCCTCATCTGAATAAAAATGAAATCTCAATGAGCCAATTCGCATTACTGTCGGCATATCCTCTCCACTGGATCACTTTTGCCATCTGCGCCAATTTCTTGGTGAAACAAAACATGTTTCTAAAAAGTCATACCCAATTTAAAGCGAAGAAAAGCAATAAGTCAAATTAAAGCCCTAACTGGGCAGCCTAACTGATAACAGCGCGTTGATTTATGATTCCCTCCGGAACGAAAATCGCTATTTCACGTCTTCCCACCAAGAATCAAACGCCTGCCCCATTCCGTCAAGCTTCAGCGGCTCGCCAATTTTAGGAATAACCAGACAGAATTTTTTATTTTTACTGGCTTCAACGACACGCATAAACGGCTCATCCCAAGGGTGGCTTGCGATGGAAAAGCGGCCAACGTGTGCGAGCAACATGGATTTTGCTCGGAGTTCCTCGGCGGCACGGACGGCTTCTTCAGGTGTCATGTGGATAAGGGGCCAGCGGGGATCATATTGTCCGCCATCGAGGGCGACGAGATCGAAGCCGTCAAAGGCGCGGGCGATGTCAGCGAAGTGCGGACCGTAGCCTGTGTCTCCGCTCAAAAAAATCCGACGCTGCGGGGTCTCCAGCACGAAGCCTGCCCACAGGGCCTTGTTCTTCGTAAGTCCGCGACCGGAGTAATGCCGGGCCGGGGTAACATGGATGGCGAAACCGTTTTCAAACCGCAGGGCCGAGTTCCAGTCGGCCTCGTGTAACTTCTCCTGCGGATAACCCCAGTGTTCAAAGTGCGCTGCCACACCAAGAGGACAGATCACGTTTTTCACCTTGGACATTAACGCGGTGACTGTAGCATGGTCGAGATGGTCCCAGTGGTCATGTGAGATGATCAGATAGTCGATCTCGGGCATGTCCGCAGCGGTGTACAAGTCCGTTCCTGGAAAGATCGTATTGGCGAAGGATACCGGTGAACCGTGATCGCTGAATACAGGATCGACCAGAATGCGATAGCCGCCAAGTTGAATATAAAACGAGGAGTGACCGAGCCAGATCACCGT belongs to Spartobacteria bacterium and includes:
- a CDS encoding MBL fold metallo-hydrolase produces the protein MVEGQSTLRILWDNLLAKTERLRPQQPLPIVRLDLRDQMVLDRDQDTVIWLGHSSFYIQLGGYRILVDPVFSDHGSPVSFANTIFPGTDLYTAADMPEIDYLIISHDHWDHLDHATVTALMSKVKNVICPLGVAAHFEHWGYPQEKLHEADWNSALRFENGFAIHVTPARHYSGRGLTKNKALWAGFVLETPQRRIFLSGDTGYGPHFADIARAFDGFDLVALDGGQYDPRWPLIHMTPEEAVRAAEELRAKSMLLAHVGRFSIASHPWDEPFMRVVEASKNKKFCLVIPKIGEPLKLDGMGQAFDSWWEDVK
- a CDS encoding DUF4160 domain-containing protein, yielding MPTVMRIGSLRFHFYSDEGNEPPHIHIETPDGECKFWLDPIKLARNKGVPAPMLRTIERLVFENIELIKEKYNAYLE